One genomic window of Streptomyces sp. WP-1 includes the following:
- a CDS encoding NAD(P)H-binding protein, with translation MIAVTGATGNVGRALVDRLLAAGRPVRALTRDPERAALPERAEVARFRPEEPAALFDGVAGVFLYAQAVTEPLLAAARTAGVRHAVLLSSGIVQEGADESHPIHVLHATAEGLIRDSGLEWTFLRPHAFATNALQWAPQVRAGNTVRGVYADAVAAPIHEDDIAAVAERVFLDDGHEGAVHRLTGPAAATNAEQVAAIGAAVGKELTFVEIDPRTAGPELFPYLDAHMLDRLLETFEATIGVPPEITDTVERITGTPARTFARWARDHAADFGA, from the coding sequence GTGATCGCAGTGACCGGCGCGACCGGAAACGTGGGCCGCGCCCTGGTGGACCGACTCCTCGCCGCGGGCCGGCCGGTACGCGCGCTGACCCGTGACCCGGAGCGGGCCGCGCTGCCCGAGCGGGCCGAGGTGGCGCGGTTCCGGCCCGAGGAACCCGCCGCCCTGTTCGACGGGGTGGCCGGGGTCTTCCTCTACGCGCAGGCCGTCACCGAGCCCCTGCTGGCGGCGGCCCGCACGGCCGGGGTCCGGCACGCCGTCCTGCTCTCCAGCGGCATCGTCCAGGAGGGCGCCGACGAGTCCCACCCCATCCACGTCCTGCACGCCACCGCCGAGGGGCTGATCCGGGACAGCGGCCTGGAGTGGACGTTTCTGCGGCCCCACGCGTTCGCCACCAACGCCCTCCAGTGGGCGCCCCAGGTCCGCGCCGGGAACACCGTCCGGGGCGTCTACGCGGACGCGGTGGCCGCACCGATCCACGAGGACGACATCGCCGCCGTCGCCGAACGCGTGTTCCTGGACGACGGCCACGAGGGTGCCGTACACCGTCTGACCGGACCGGCGGCGGCCACCAACGCCGAGCAGGTCGCGGCGATCGGCGCGGCCGTCGGCAAGGAGCTGACCTTCGTCGAGATCGACCCCCGCACGGCCGGCCCCGAGCTGTTCCCCTACCTGGACGCGCACATGCTCGACCGCCTTCTCGAGACCTTCGAGGCCACCATCGGCGTACCCCCGGAGATCACCGACACGGTCGAACGGATCACGGGCACCCCGGCCCGCACCTTCGCCCGGTGGGCCCGTGACCACGCGGCGGACTTCGGCGCCTAG
- a CDS encoding GNAT family N-acetyltransferase — protein sequence MVDTWMLEVPGERVVVRELAPADEAPLIRLFEECEDWFLAATGLPSAPGDVQSLYYGLPEGARPDAKVLLVLERDGVVAGVVDAVRDHPEPGAIAVGLFLLAPWSRGRGLGHRLARSLLQRAGDPPLVTATVPPGWRAGERFLERLGFTLDPEPGPTSANRRSGPREEGVRRAVLRRGGGLGRGAGPEGAEAGRGAGVRGLRLGCGQGRGV from the coding sequence ATGGTGGACACGTGGATGCTCGAGGTGCCCGGCGAACGGGTGGTGGTACGTGAACTCGCCCCGGCGGACGAGGCGCCGTTGATCCGATTGTTCGAGGAGTGCGAGGACTGGTTCCTGGCGGCCACCGGGCTGCCGTCGGCGCCGGGTGATGTGCAGAGCCTGTACTACGGCCTGCCCGAGGGCGCGCGTCCCGATGCCAAGGTCCTGCTGGTGCTGGAGCGGGACGGGGTGGTCGCGGGTGTCGTGGACGCGGTGCGCGACCACCCGGAGCCGGGTGCGATCGCCGTCGGCCTGTTCCTGCTGGCCCCCTGGTCCCGGGGTCGCGGTCTCGGCCACCGCCTGGCCCGCTCCCTGCTGCAACGGGCCGGGGATCCGCCCCTGGTGACGGCGACGGTCCCACCCGGCTGGCGCGCCGGCGAACGCTTCCTGGAGCGGCTCGGCTTCACCCTGGACCCGGAACCCGGCCCGACCAGCGCCAACCGCAGGTCGGGACCGCGGGAGGAGGGGGTACGGCGGGCGGTGCTGAGGCGGGGCGGGGGGCTGGGGCGGGGCGCGGGGCCGGAGGGCGCTGAGGCGGGGCGCGGGGCCGGAGTGCGCGGATTGCGGCTTGGCTGCGGTCAGGGGCGTGGCGTTTAG
- a CDS encoding aminotransferase class V-fold PLP-dependent enzyme, translating to MPTQPLASGPHGLAALRPLLDTVLDALAEGREARGGPLPAGGPEATARQVADAFGDVLPEEGDPDGLRDLVRLLAEGAADPADPLCAGHLHCPPLAVATAADLAVSVLNPSLDSWDQAPGATALEAVVTRALAQAAGLADALVTTGGTESNQLALLLAREAGNGSVQLVCGDAAHHSLARAAWLLGLPEPVLVPAPGGTLDPAALDAALTALPGPLLVAATAGTTDAGLIDPLPEIAALCAAHGARLHIDAAYGGGLLFSDRHRGRLAGLDAAHTVTLDLHKLGWQPVAAGLLAVADPAELAVLHHRADYLNADDDTEAGHPDLLGRSLRTTRRPDILKAAVTLRTLGRRGLGALVDQVCDLAREFAALIEAHPGFELYDTPVISTVLFRPAEATDAAVADARRALLHEGRAVLGRARLDGRLWLKATLLNPHTRPDDLAHLLKLVEGSTPR from the coding sequence ATGCCCACCCAGCCCCTCGCCTCGGGCCCGCACGGCCTGGCCGCCCTCCGCCCGCTCCTGGACACGGTGCTGGACGCGCTGGCGGAAGGCCGGGAGGCGCGCGGCGGCCCGCTGCCCGCAGGCGGACCCGAGGCCACCGCCCGGCAGGTCGCCGACGCGTTCGGGGACGTACTGCCGGAGGAGGGCGACCCGGACGGCCTGCGCGATCTCGTACGACTGCTCGCCGAGGGCGCCGCCGACCCCGCCGACCCGCTGTGCGCCGGCCATCTGCACTGCCCGCCCCTCGCCGTGGCCACCGCCGCCGACCTCGCGGTCAGCGTCCTCAACCCCTCCCTCGACTCCTGGGACCAGGCTCCCGGAGCCACCGCCCTGGAAGCCGTCGTCACCCGGGCCCTCGCACAAGCGGCCGGACTGGCCGACGCCCTGGTCACCACCGGCGGCACCGAGTCCAACCAACTCGCCCTGCTGCTCGCCCGCGAGGCGGGAAACGGCAGCGTCCAGCTCGTCTGCGGCGACGCCGCCCACCACTCGCTGGCCCGCGCCGCCTGGCTGCTCGGACTGCCCGAGCCGGTGCTCGTCCCGGCCCCCGGCGGCACCCTCGACCCGGCCGCCCTCGACGCCGCCCTCACCGCGCTCCCCGGCCCCCTGCTGGTCGCCGCCACCGCGGGCACCACCGACGCCGGCCTCATCGACCCGCTGCCGGAGATCGCCGCCCTGTGCGCGGCCCATGGCGCCCGGCTGCACATCGACGCCGCCTACGGGGGCGGACTGCTCTTCAGCGACCGGCACCGCGGCAGACTCGCCGGACTCGACGCCGCCCACACCGTCACCCTCGACCTGCACAAACTCGGCTGGCAGCCGGTCGCCGCCGGCCTGCTCGCCGTCGCCGACCCGGCCGAACTCGCCGTACTCCACCACCGGGCCGACTATCTGAACGCGGACGACGACACCGAGGCCGGCCACCCCGACCTGCTCGGCCGCTCCCTGCGCACCACCCGCCGCCCCGACATCCTCAAGGCCGCGGTCACCCTGCGGACCCTCGGCCGCCGCGGCCTCGGCGCGCTGGTCGACCAGGTCTGCGACCTGGCCCGTGAGTTCGCCGCGCTCATCGAGGCACACCCCGGCTTCGAGCTGTACGACACGCCCGTCATCAGCACGGTCCTGTTCCGCCCCGCCGAGGCCACCGACGCCGCCGTGGCCGACGCCCGCCGCGCACTGCTGCACGAGGGCCGGGCCGTCCTCGGCCGCGCCCGGCTCGACGGCCGCCTCTGGCTCAAGGCCACCCTCCTCAACCCCCACACCCGGCCGGACGACCTGGCCCACCTGTTGAAACTCGTCGAAGGAAGCACCCCCAGATGA
- a CDS encoding lysine N(6)-hydroxylase/L-ornithine N(5)-oxygenase family protein produces the protein MTPHPAPRTTLLPRRDPDAPRDLVGIGIGPCNLSLAALAQPLPELDAVFYEQRPGFSWHPGLLIEGSTVQVPFLADLVSLADPTSPWSFLSYLRTRERLFPFYFAERFHIERAEYDAYCRWAARNLPGLRFGHQVDAVRWNPERALFEVDFTQLDADGEADALGRAYTRNLVLGVGTVPHVPAPLKPMVDAEGLPVVHAADYLDHREELLAAGHITVVGSGQSGAEIFLDLLRRRPAGEERLHWIGRSPAFSPMEYSKLGLEHFTPDYTRYFHALAEPVRDRLVGAQWQLHKAVDAGTLAAIHDELYRRTLDGGWPDAVLTPGVRVRTAGRIASNKIELHLEHLEESSRSRLATDAVVLATGYQQRPLGRLLAGLDPYMRRDAGDRPRIDADFRLVLDPSVTGSVYVQNAELHTHGVGAPDLGLAAWRGATILNSLTGKDAYPLPDRTAFTTFGLREPHSAVPQARHSTQQLTPLIEEK, from the coding sequence ATGACCCCCCACCCGGCCCCTCGGACCACCCTCCTGCCGCGCCGTGACCCCGACGCCCCCCGCGACCTGGTCGGCATCGGCATCGGCCCCTGCAACCTCTCCCTCGCCGCCCTCGCCCAGCCGCTGCCCGAACTCGACGCCGTCTTCTACGAACAGCGGCCCGGCTTCAGCTGGCACCCCGGCCTGCTCATCGAGGGCTCCACCGTCCAGGTGCCCTTCCTCGCCGACCTGGTGAGCCTCGCCGACCCCACCAGCCCCTGGAGCTTCCTCAGCTACCTCAGAACCCGCGAGCGACTGTTCCCCTTCTACTTCGCCGAGCGCTTCCACATCGAACGCGCCGAGTACGACGCCTACTGCCGCTGGGCCGCCCGGAACCTGCCCGGACTGCGCTTCGGCCACCAGGTCGACGCCGTCCGCTGGAACCCCGAACGCGCCCTGTTCGAGGTCGACTTCACCCAGCTCGACGCCGACGGCGAGGCCGACGCCCTCGGCCGCGCCTACACCCGCAACCTGGTCCTCGGCGTCGGCACCGTCCCCCATGTGCCGGCCCCGCTCAAGCCCATGGTCGACGCCGAGGGCCTGCCCGTCGTACACGCCGCCGACTACCTCGACCACCGCGAGGAACTGCTGGCCGCCGGGCACATCACCGTGGTGGGCTCCGGGCAGTCCGGCGCCGAGATCTTCCTCGACCTGCTGCGCCGCCGCCCGGCCGGCGAGGAGCGGCTGCACTGGATCGGCCGCAGCCCCGCGTTCTCCCCGATGGAGTACTCCAAGCTCGGCCTGGAGCACTTCACCCCCGACTACACGCGCTACTTCCACGCCCTCGCCGAGCCCGTCCGCGACCGGCTGGTCGGCGCCCAGTGGCAGCTGCACAAGGCCGTCGACGCCGGCACCCTCGCCGCCATCCACGACGAGCTGTACCGGCGCACCCTGGACGGCGGCTGGCCCGACGCCGTCCTCACCCCGGGCGTGCGGGTGCGCACCGCGGGCCGGATCGCCAGCAACAAGATCGAGCTCCATCTGGAGCACCTGGAGGAGAGCAGCCGCTCCCGGCTCGCCACCGACGCCGTCGTCCTCGCCACCGGCTACCAGCAGCGGCCCCTCGGCCGTCTCCTCGCCGGGCTCGACCCTTATATGCGCCGCGACGCCGGCGACCGGCCGCGCATCGACGCGGACTTCCGCCTGGTCCTCGACCCCTCGGTCACGGGGTCCGTCTACGTCCAGAACGCCGAACTGCACACCCATGGCGTCGGCGCCCCCGACCTGGGCCTCGCCGCCTGGCGCGGCGCCACCATTCTCAACTCGCTCACCGGAAAGGACGCCTACCCCCTGCCGGACCGCACGGCCTTCACCACCTTCGGCCTGCGCGAACCGCATTCCGCCGTCCCCCAGGCCCGGCACTCCACCCAGCAACTCACCCCGCTCATCGAAGAGAAGTGA
- the pyk gene encoding pyruvate kinase — MRRAKIVCTLGPATDSYDQIKALVEAGMDVARFNLSHGTRAEHEERYQRVRKAADETGRSVGILADLQGPKIRLGRFAEGPVLLERGDEFTITVEDGVEGDRHRCGTTYAGLAGDVVPGERVLVDDGRVCLEVTAVDGPRVRTRVVEGGMVSDHKGLNLPGVAVSVPALSEKDEEDLRWALHIGVDVIALSFVRSGDDARVVHRIMAEEGRRLPVIAKVEKPQAVANLDDIVAAFDGLMVARGDLGVEMPLEQVPIVQKRAIKLARRNAKPVIVATQMLDSMIDNSRPTRAEASDVANAVLDGTDAVMLSGETSVGKYPVETVRTMAKIVMAAEEDMLAKGLPQLTERNKPRTQGGAVARAAAEMGDFLGARFLVAFTQSGDTARRLSRYRSPIPLLAFTPEPATRSQLSLTWGAETFLGPHVDSTDAMVEQVDELLLRYGRCAKGDVVVITAGSPPGVSGSTNMVRVHRIGEGGPEA; from the coding sequence ATGCGCCGAGCAAAGATCGTCTGTACATTGGGGCCCGCCACCGACTCGTACGACCAGATCAAGGCACTGGTCGAGGCCGGAATGGACGTCGCCCGCTTCAACCTCAGCCACGGCACCCGCGCCGAACACGAGGAGCGTTACCAGCGCGTGCGCAAGGCTGCCGACGAAACCGGCCGCAGTGTCGGAATCCTCGCCGACCTTCAAGGTCCGAAGATCCGCCTCGGCCGTTTCGCCGAGGGACCGGTACTCCTTGAACGCGGCGACGAGTTCACCATCACCGTCGAGGACGGCGTGGAGGGCGACCGCCACCGCTGCGGCACCACCTACGCGGGGCTCGCCGGGGACGTCGTCCCCGGCGAGCGCGTCCTGGTGGACGACGGCCGGGTCTGCCTGGAGGTCACCGCCGTCGACGGCCCCCGGGTGCGCACCCGGGTGGTCGAGGGCGGCATGGTCTCCGACCACAAGGGCCTCAATCTGCCCGGGGTCGCCGTCTCCGTGCCCGCCCTGTCCGAGAAGGACGAGGAGGACCTGCGCTGGGCGCTGCACATCGGCGTCGACGTCATCGCCCTCTCCTTCGTGCGCAGCGGCGACGACGCCCGGGTGGTGCACCGCATCATGGCCGAGGAGGGCCGCCGCCTCCCGGTGATCGCCAAGGTCGAGAAGCCCCAGGCGGTGGCCAACCTGGACGACATCGTGGCCGCCTTCGACGGGCTGATGGTCGCGCGCGGCGACCTCGGTGTGGAGATGCCCCTGGAACAGGTGCCGATCGTCCAGAAGCGCGCCATCAAGCTGGCCCGGCGCAACGCCAAGCCGGTCATCGTCGCCACCCAGATGCTCGACTCCATGATCGACAACTCCCGCCCCACCCGCGCCGAGGCCTCCGACGTGGCCAACGCGGTCCTCGACGGCACGGACGCGGTGATGCTCTCCGGCGAGACCAGCGTCGGCAAGTACCCGGTGGAGACCGTGCGCACCATGGCGAAGATCGTCATGGCGGCCGAGGAGGACATGCTGGCCAAGGGGCTCCCGCAGCTGACCGAGCGGAACAAGCCGCGCACCCAGGGCGGCGCGGTCGCCCGCGCGGCCGCCGAGATGGGCGACTTCCTCGGCGCCAGGTTCCTGGTGGCCTTCACCCAGTCCGGGGACACCGCCCGTCGGCTCTCCCGCTACCGCTCGCCGATCCCGCTGCTCGCCTTCACCCCCGAGCCGGCCACCCGCTCCCAGCTCAGCCTCACCTGGGGCGCCGAGACCTTCCTCGGCCCGCACGTGGACTCCACCGACGCGATGGTCGAGCAGGTGGACGAGCTGCTGCTGCGGTACGGCCGCTGCGCGAAGGGCGACGTCGTGGTGATCACGGCCGGCTCCCCGCCCGGGGTCTCCGGCTCCACCAACATGGTCCGCGTCCACCGCATCGGCGAGGGCGGCCCGGAGGCGTAG
- a CDS encoding ANTAR domain-containing response regulator, translating into MTAESPQPVDAPDDDKSHVPPLTTRVVIAEDEALIRLDLKEMLEEEGYTVVGEAGDGEQAIELAREHRPDLVILDVKMPKLDGISAAEKIAEESIAPVLMLTAFSQRDLVERARDAGAMAYLVKPFSKSDVVPAIEMAVSRFTELKQLEQEVADLTLRLETRKLVDRAKSILQTEYGLTEPAAFRWIQKTSMDRRMSMQQVAEAVITDNEEKKAAKKG; encoded by the coding sequence GTGACCGCCGAGTCGCCCCAGCCCGTAGACGCGCCCGACGACGACAAGTCGCACGTGCCTCCGCTGACGACCCGTGTCGTCATCGCCGAGGACGAGGCGCTGATCCGCCTCGACCTCAAGGAGATGCTGGAGGAGGAGGGGTACACCGTCGTCGGTGAGGCCGGCGACGGCGAGCAGGCGATCGAGCTGGCCCGCGAGCACCGGCCGGACCTGGTGATCCTGGACGTGAAGATGCCCAAGCTGGACGGCATCTCCGCGGCCGAGAAGATCGCCGAGGAGTCCATCGCCCCGGTCCTGATGCTCACCGCCTTCTCCCAGCGCGACCTGGTCGAGCGCGCCCGGGACGCGGGGGCGATGGCGTACCTGGTCAAGCCGTTCAGCAAGAGCGACGTGGTGCCGGCGATCGAGATGGCCGTCTCCCGCTTCACCGAGCTGAAGCAGCTGGAGCAGGAGGTCGCCGACCTCACCCTGCGCCTGGAGACCCGCAAGCTGGTCGACCGCGCCAAGTCGATCCTCCAGACCGAGTACGGCCTGACCGAGCCGGCCGCCTTCCGCTGGATCCAGAAGACCTCCATGGACCGCCGCATGTCGATGCAGCAGGTCGCCGAGGCCGTGATCACGGACAACGAGGAGAAGAAGGCCGCCAAGAAGGGCTGA